The following proteins are co-located in the candidate division KSB1 bacterium genome:
- a CDS encoding NCS2 family permease has product MRDYFRLQENGTSVKIEVTAGITTFLATMYIIVVNPAILSVTGMPFSAVLTATVMVSAFSSIAMGLYAGNPIVLAPGMGLNAFFAYSIVLGMGVKWETALGAVFWSGVLFILLSVTNVRTAIVRAIPQQLRYAVAAGIGLFIAEIGLINTKFIIANPSTLISFGGLNPLTITFLAGFAVTSFLAVKRVRGALMLGILFATLLAVPIGRWWGTEPVVTYSGLMARPDFSLLLRLDFVGALKWTLWPVIFAMLFTDMFDSLSTFVGVAEAADLTDADGQPRAVKRSLIVDGFSTLISGLFGTSAGTSYIESAAGIEEGGRTGLTAVVAGLLFLPFMFFSPLLSMVPSLATAPALVMVGVFMMRPVQKINWASLDDALPAFLAMILIPLTYSITQGLVWGFLSWTFIKLISGKGKEVSIMLWIIDILAVLALFRK; this is encoded by the coding sequence GTGCGGGATTATTTTAGGCTGCAAGAAAATGGAACAAGCGTCAAAATCGAAGTAACCGCCGGAATTACCACCTTTTTGGCGACGATGTACATCATTGTCGTCAATCCTGCGATCCTCAGCGTGACCGGCATGCCGTTCAGCGCCGTGCTCACGGCGACGGTGATGGTCAGCGCGTTCAGCAGCATCGCCATGGGACTCTATGCGGGCAACCCCATTGTGTTGGCGCCGGGTATGGGATTGAATGCCTTTTTCGCCTATTCAATCGTTTTAGGCATGGGGGTGAAATGGGAGACGGCCCTGGGTGCGGTGTTCTGGTCAGGCGTGCTCTTTATTCTGTTGTCGGTTACCAACGTGCGCACGGCGATCGTCCGCGCCATTCCGCAGCAGCTGCGTTACGCCGTCGCTGCGGGCATCGGTCTGTTCATCGCCGAAATCGGGCTGATCAACACCAAATTCATCATCGCCAATCCGTCGACGCTCATCAGCTTCGGCGGATTGAATCCTCTCACCATCACTTTTCTTGCCGGTTTTGCCGTGACCAGCTTCTTGGCCGTCAAGCGGGTGCGCGGTGCCCTCATGCTCGGCATTCTTTTCGCCACCCTGCTTGCGGTTCCGATCGGCCGATGGTGGGGAACGGAGCCGGTCGTTACGTATAGCGGCCTCATGGCGCGGCCCGATTTCAGCCTGCTGCTCCGTCTCGACTTTGTCGGCGCTTTGAAATGGACGCTTTGGCCGGTCATCTTTGCCATGTTGTTTACCGACATGTTCGACAGCCTCTCCACTTTTGTCGGCGTAGCCGAGGCCGCTGATCTGACCGACGCCGACGGCCAGCCGCGCGCCGTCAAACGGTCGTTGATCGTCGACGGCTTTTCCACGCTCATTTCAGGACTCTTTGGCACCAGCGCCGGTACCAGTTACATCGAATCCGCTGCCGGCATCGAGGAAGGCGGGCGTACCGGTCTCACGGCGGTGGTCGCGGGACTGCTTTTTCTGCCCTTTATGTTTTTCTCGCCGCTGTTGTCGATGGTGCCCTCTCTGGCCACGGCTCCCGCGCTGGTGATGGTCGGCGTCTTTATGATGCGGCCGGTGCAAAAGATCAACTGGGCGTCTCTTGACGATGCGCTGCCGGCTTTTCTCGCCATGATCCTCATCCCGTTGACCTATTCGATCACTCAGGGATTGGTTTGGGGATTTTTGAGTTGGACGTTCATCAAGCTGATAAGCGGAAAAGGCAAAGAGGTGAGCATCATGCTGTGGATCATCGATATATTAGCCGTTCTCGCTCTCTTTAGAAAGTGA
- a CDS encoding DUF5020 family protein produces the protein MRKILLFGLWLLLSDLYAQNLQVHYDFSSERNYVTSTLEMYKPDTLGATFWFVDFDYNSWQPNKSASLAYWEIARYFTLPVFERRLSATLQYNDGLMIGADASGQWGLPLDSAWLLGLNYAFPLKSASLTVELLYRYMDVSRRPDAQLTIVWFLPLFHERIHFMGYLDYYTQDLPTKAGIVKKPILQSEPQLWYVLNRTFCIGGEVELDYNFGGYLGKFKAFPTLGIKWNF, from the coding sequence ATGCGAAAAATTTTACTTTTTGGGCTATGGCTTTTACTGAGCGACCTTTATGCGCAAAATCTGCAAGTCCACTACGATTTCAGCTCCGAACGCAACTATGTGACTTCTACTTTGGAAATGTATAAACCGGATACTTTAGGGGCTACTTTTTGGTTTGTCGATTTTGATTATAATTCATGGCAACCGAACAAATCCGCATCGTTGGCCTATTGGGAAATTGCCCGGTATTTTACGCTTCCCGTCTTTGAACGCCGTCTCTCGGCGACGCTGCAGTACAACGACGGTTTGATGATCGGTGCCGATGCCTCCGGTCAATGGGGGTTGCCGCTTGACAGCGCCTGGCTGTTGGGTCTTAATTACGCGTTTCCGCTTAAAAGCGCCTCGCTGACGGTTGAACTCCTCTATCGGTATATGGATGTTTCCCGTCGACCTGATGCGCAATTGACCATTGTCTGGTTTTTACCGTTGTTTCATGAGCGCATTCATTTCATGGGTTATTTGGACTATTATACGCAGGATTTACCGACAAAAGCCGGGATTGTCAAAAAGCCGATTCTGCAGTCCGAACCGCAGCTCTGGTACGTCCTGAACAGGACCTTCTGCATCGGCGGCGAGGTGGAATTGGATTATAATTTCGGCGGCTATTTGGGCAAATTCAAAGCTTTTCCCACTCTCGGAATCAAGTGGAATTTCTAA
- a CDS encoding YfhO family protein yields MAKKTSKKPTPVKKVDSKPLITWTPTREVLIAAGLFFILILIYFFPIVFENKIPPSSDIIAWKGNAHSILEARKQYSYTPLWANNVFSGMPAHLISLWPPFEQPARYLLDALAWVIKWQALYYLIGAVGMILLMRTLGVSTLPASFSAVAFVWWPNLVGLLEAGHNGKVQTILLMPLVIFLFLRWMRKADLLNFLLFTIGFSLAVRAGHYQIVFYLVLALCFFGVVELYRLFKEKRSSAAALRIVLTAVALGVGAAMSAFHVLQVQEYSKYSIRGGTGEEGSTGLDLDYATQWSLHPGEMYNFIIPRFWGGHSSQLYTGDAVPQLQNRVIPGYWGHMPFTSTTDYMGVVTIFFALAGIGLCLRRGEVKALTAMMLLSLLLAFGRHFPLVYRLFFDWVPFFNKFRVPTMIVVLVMFSVSVLAGFGLNAFMSRLKESETQKLLKTAAIIFGILALLGIAPLLLRQQLALLRPEEARSYNPEIIRLLKAARFDLLKGDALRMLALVTAAFAIVVAYLKKALSGTALAILILIVSLIDLLPICNRYMRDLVPQSEFDAYFRETEIDRVIRRDPEPHRVYPLGDLGGDAHWAYFHQSIEGYHPAKLRIYQDVRESCLLQGTDPEFGNTQLPINWNLVDMLNARYLISPQPLTHPRLDSIYYDPAQKLRVYRNRGALPRAFCVGKIEVIPERDRRLARLNQASFRPDSIAIVEKPVSAEIRTPSRWSAQVTRYEPNYIDLKVFSDQPTLLVLSEIYYPAGWKAVVNGRPTEIYKVNHILRGVVLPEGESTISFKLEPRSYKISVAMTGIANGIVYLLLIATLFPELRKRLAAAKGSAK; encoded by the coding sequence ATGGCCAAAAAAACATCTAAAAAGCCGACGCCGGTCAAAAAAGTCGATTCCAAGCCGCTCATTACCTGGACGCCCACTCGAGAGGTCCTTATAGCGGCCGGGCTGTTTTTCATCCTGATTCTGATTTACTTTTTCCCCATCGTTTTCGAGAACAAGATCCCGCCGAGCAGCGACATCATCGCCTGGAAAGGCAACGCCCATTCGATCCTCGAGGCGCGCAAACAGTATTCCTATACGCCGTTGTGGGCTAACAACGTCTTTTCCGGTATGCCGGCACATCTCATCTCCCTTTGGCCGCCCTTCGAACAGCCTGCCCGTTATCTTCTCGACGCTTTGGCGTGGGTGATCAAATGGCAGGCGCTATATTATCTGATCGGAGCCGTCGGCATGATCTTGTTGATGCGAACTCTCGGCGTCTCGACTTTGCCTGCCTCGTTCTCGGCAGTTGCTTTCGTTTGGTGGCCCAACCTTGTCGGCTTACTGGAAGCCGGCCATAACGGCAAAGTGCAGACGATTCTCCTCATGCCGCTGGTCATCTTTCTCTTTTTGCGCTGGATGCGCAAAGCCGATCTGCTCAACTTTTTACTTTTTACCATCGGATTCAGCCTGGCCGTGCGGGCGGGACATTATCAGATCGTCTTTTATCTCGTTCTCGCGCTGTGCTTTTTCGGCGTGGTCGAGCTTTACCGGCTTTTCAAAGAGAAACGGTCCTCTGCAGCCGCCCTGCGCATCGTATTGACGGCGGTTGCGTTGGGCGTCGGCGCCGCCATGTCCGCTTTTCATGTGCTGCAGGTGCAGGAATACAGCAAATACTCGATCCGCGGCGGTACCGGGGAGGAAGGTTCTACCGGTTTGGATCTTGATTACGCCACCCAATGGTCGCTGCATCCGGGAGAAATGTACAATTTTATCATCCCGCGCTTTTGGGGCGGCCATTCTTCCCAGCTCTACACCGGCGACGCCGTGCCGCAGCTTCAAAATCGCGTCATCCCCGGATATTGGGGTCACATGCCTTTCACTTCGACGACCGACTATATGGGCGTTGTCACCATCTTTTTTGCGCTGGCGGGAATTGGGCTCTGCCTGCGCCGCGGCGAGGTCAAAGCGCTTACGGCGATGATGCTGCTCTCCCTTTTGCTGGCTTTCGGCCGTCATTTCCCCCTCGTCTACCGTCTCTTTTTCGATTGGGTGCCGTTCTTTAATAAATTTCGTGTGCCGACCATGATCGTCGTTCTAGTCATGTTCAGCGTTTCCGTCCTGGCCGGTTTTGGGTTGAACGCTTTTATGAGCCGTCTAAAAGAAAGCGAGACCCAAAAGCTCCTCAAAACGGCGGCGATCATTTTCGGCATTTTGGCGCTGTTGGGTATTGCGCCTCTCCTGCTTCGTCAACAGTTGGCCCTGCTGCGGCCTGAGGAAGCAAGAAGCTACAATCCTGAGATCATCCGGCTGCTCAAAGCCGCCCGCTTTGATCTGCTCAAGGGCGACGCACTGCGTATGCTGGCGCTGGTAACGGCCGCATTTGCGATCGTCGTCGCCTATCTGAAAAAAGCACTGTCAGGCACGGCGTTGGCGATTCTCATCCTGATTGTTAGTTTGATAGACCTTCTGCCTATCTGCAACCGATACATGCGCGACCTGGTGCCGCAAAGCGAATTCGACGCCTATTTCCGCGAAACCGAGATCGACCGCGTCATTCGCCGCGATCCGGAACCGCATCGCGTTTACCCGCTCGGCGATCTCGGCGGCGACGCGCACTGGGCCTATTTTCATCAGTCGATCGAAGGCTATCACCCGGCCAAGCTGCGCATTTATCAGGATGTGCGCGAAAGCTGCCTGCTGCAGGGAACCGATCCGGAATTCGGCAACACGCAGCTGCCGATCAACTGGAATCTGGTCGATATGCTGAACGCGCGCTATTTGATCTCTCCGCAACCTTTGACGCATCCGCGACTCGACAGCATCTACTATGATCCGGCGCAAAAGCTGAGGGTTTACCGCAACCGCGGCGCCCTGCCGCGCGCCTTCTGCGTCGGCAAAATCGAGGTCATTCCCGAGCGGGATCGCCGGTTGGCGCGACTGAATCAGGCCTCCTTCCGGCCCGATTCTATCGCCATCGTCGAAAAGCCCGTCTCGGCGGAAATCCGCACGCCGAGCCGATGGAGCGCCCAAGTAACCCGCTATGAGCCCAATTACATCGATCTCAAAGTCTTTAGCGACCAGCCGACGCTGTTGGTGTTGAGCGAAATCTATTACCCCGCCGGCTGGAAGGCCGTCGTAAACGGACGCCCAACAGAGATTTACAAAGTCAACCATATTCTGCGCGGCGTGGTCCTTCCGGAGGGAGAAAGCACGATTTCCTTCAAACTCGAGCCGCGTTCGTACAAGATCAGCGTCGCCATGACCGGAAT
- a CDS encoding glycosyltransferase family 2 protein — MNSHEPLELSIVIPMLNEEESIEELGRLVLATVSQLNVPAEIIFVDDGSTDGSAERVRRLCRLDPRFKMIRFRRNCGKAAALAAGFQAAQGNFVVTMDADLQDDPAEIPKLLKKLDEGWDLVSGWKVMRQDPFTKRLLSKIYNRFTSWFSGIRLHDFNCGLKAYRRDVVKSFKLYGELHRYLPVIAYRNGFRVTEVPVQHHARKYGRSKYGAARLLRGAFDLLTVTFLTRYKSRPLHLFGTWGMLSSLAGFIILTVLAMQKIFFGAHLSKRPLLFLGLLLMIVGIQFFSIGLLGEMITESRADAPDNSLIKERIGWENES; from the coding sequence ATGAATTCCCACGAGCCGCTCGAATTATCCATCGTAATTCCGATGCTGAACGAGGAAGAGTCGATTGAAGAGCTGGGCCGTCTCGTGCTCGCAACCGTGTCGCAGCTGAATGTTCCTGCAGAAATTATCTTTGTCGACGACGGCTCGACGGACGGCTCGGCGGAACGTGTCCGCCGGCTCTGCCGCCTTGATCCTCGCTTCAAAATGATCCGTTTCCGTCGCAATTGCGGCAAAGCGGCGGCTCTGGCAGCGGGCTTTCAGGCGGCGCAGGGCAACTTTGTGGTGACAATGGATGCTGATCTGCAGGACGATCCCGCTGAAATCCCCAAACTCCTAAAAAAACTGGATGAAGGATGGGATTTGGTCTCCGGCTGGAAGGTAATGCGGCAGGACCCTTTTACAAAGCGGCTGTTATCGAAAATCTACAACCGTTTCACCTCCTGGTTTTCCGGCATTCGTCTGCACGATTTCAACTGCGGCCTTAAGGCCTATCGCCGCGACGTCGTCAAATCGTTCAAGCTGTACGGGGAGCTGCACCGCTATCTTCCGGTTATTGCCTATCGCAACGGATTCCGCGTCACCGAAGTGCCGGTTCAGCATCATGCGCGCAAATACGGCCGATCCAAGTACGGAGCCGCCCGGCTGTTGCGGGGCGCTTTCGATCTGCTTACCGTAACCTTTCTTACCCGCTACAAATCGCGGCCGCTTCACCTGTTCGGCACATGGGGTATGCTTTCCAGTCTGGCCGGCTTTATCATCCTCACCGTTCTGGCCATGCAAAAGATCTTTTTCGGCGCGCATTTGAGCAAAAGGCCGCTGCTCTTTCTCGGCCTTTTGTTGATGATCGTGGGGATCCAATTCTTTTCCATCGGGCTGTTGGGCGAGATGATTACCGAATCTCGCGCCGATGCGCCGGACAACAGCCTGATCAAAGAGCGGATCGGTTGGGAGAACGAATCGTGA
- a CDS encoding DUF4292 domain-containing protein: MFRFSGLYAALLLLIVFAVGCMPSGRRRAPSPDEMRLPYIRTQLEKTQNALRTLAGRGKITIESPGQAFSGQVNVYLKMPDSLFVKLEALLGVNAGMFFFDHRSVAVFLPMDRVVYIGGAEDTLRLKPLLGFDVTRDEALQLVTGRVTIAGLKEASILRSENSLLLTGRLDVKWYEYAIDNRIGAVTRVVIRDGHDRIMQIQEYRRFLRIAGVTLPQTIRIVRPQAKEALTLFYEDVQVNRPLSAKHFHLKLPSEVIKIRL; this comes from the coding sequence ATGTTTCGTTTCTCGGGCCTTTATGCCGCGCTATTGCTGCTGATTGTCTTTGCGGTCGGCTGTATGCCGAGCGGACGCCGCAGGGCGCCGAGCCCCGATGAAATGCGGCTTCCCTACATTCGTACCCAACTTGAAAAAACTCAAAATGCGCTTCGGACCCTTGCAGGACGCGGCAAGATAACAATCGAATCACCCGGACAAGCCTTTTCCGGCCAAGTTAATGTCTATCTGAAAATGCCCGACTCGCTGTTCGTCAAATTGGAAGCGCTGTTGGGCGTGAACGCGGGCATGTTCTTTTTCGATCATCGCAGCGTCGCCGTTTTCCTACCGATGGATCGGGTGGTCTACATCGGCGGGGCTGAAGACACTTTGCGACTCAAGCCGTTGCTCGGTTTTGACGTGACGCGCGATGAGGCGCTGCAGCTGGTGACCGGGCGCGTAACAATCGCGGGATTGAAGGAGGCTTCCATCCTTCGCAGCGAAAACAGTTTGCTCCTGACCGGCCGACTGGACGTAAAATGGTACGAGTATGCGATCGACAACCGAATCGGCGCCGTGACCCGTGTGGTGATCCGCGATGGACATGACCGCATCATGCAGATTCAGGAGTACCGCCGCTTTCTGCGCATAGCCGGCGTGACTTTGCCGCAGACGATTAGGATCGTCCGGCCGCAGGCAAAAGAAGCACTGACCTTGTTTTATGAGGATGTCCAAGTCAATCGGCCGTTGTCGGCAAAGCATTTTCACCTCAAACTGCCGTCGGAAGTGATCAAAATCAGGTTATAA
- a CDS encoding HAD-IIA family hydrolase, which yields MSPSPACNIPLFTACRAVVCDLDGTLYLEDGPIFGAQQFLKQVLARGKQLYYFTNNDSISREGWLNKLRELDFPIESRQLIMASDCAEAYLKRNGWYPEIYLIGNTDLRRDFSDRGFRCLDESEALQGQAKAVVLAFDTELNYEKITVGYELLMRGLPYVATHGDLLCPVTKNRFKPDIGTFISLFETACGRKPILVGKPTAEAARVIAEKAQLPYKRIAFIGDRLYTDMQMATDTGMVSVLVLSGETTEAMLAASHLRPHLIAASVNDLTDFL from the coding sequence ATGAGCCCGAGCCCCGCCTGCAATATTCCTCTTTTTACCGCCTGCCGTGCCGTTGTGTGTGATTTGGACGGAACCCTTTACTTGGAAGACGGGCCTATTTTCGGGGCGCAACAGTTCCTTAAACAGGTTCTCGCCCGCGGTAAGCAGCTTTACTATTTTACCAATAACGATTCGATCTCGCGCGAAGGGTGGCTCAATAAACTGAGGGAACTCGATTTTCCCATTGAAAGCCGGCAGCTGATTATGGCGTCGGATTGCGCCGAAGCGTATTTGAAGCGGAACGGCTGGTACCCGGAGATCTATTTGATCGGCAACACAGATCTGCGGCGCGACTTTAGCGACCGTGGTTTCCGCTGCCTGGACGAATCGGAGGCTCTGCAGGGACAGGCAAAGGCCGTCGTTCTGGCATTCGATACCGAGCTGAATTATGAAAAGATAACCGTCGGTTACGAGCTGCTTATGCGGGGCCTGCCTTATGTCGCCACCCACGGCGATCTTTTGTGTCCGGTTACCAAAAACCGCTTTAAACCCGATATCGGTACATTTATCTCGCTCTTTGAAACTGCCTGCGGTCGAAAACCGATCCTGGTCGGCAAGCCGACGGCGGAAGCGGCAAGAGTGATTGCCGAAAAGGCGCAGTTGCCGTACAAGCGTATCGCTTTCATCGGCGATCGTTTGTATACGGACATGCAGATGGCTACCGATACCGGCATGGTCAGCGTGTTGGTACTGAGCGGCGAGACCACTGAGGCGATGCTGGCGGCATCGCATCTGCGGCCCCACTTGATCGCGGCTTCGGTAAATGATTTGACGGATTTTTTGTGA
- a CDS encoding tetratricopeptide repeat protein: MKKYFPFLLFPLVLSCAVKMRSAVKPEGPLYRPGALNHVVNGTVMDLLDMPKEALFYYHQAAEIDSSSPSIYLAIADNYYNLKNPEAAASSARKALKLDPNNLEALYLLGLCYESLQKYDEALKVYQQIVKLRPDDQEALYYLASLEVMTGKPKKAFATYQRLRRTGFEDPQYLMELAGRFVENRNFREAEQVFIDAQRLYPQLESIYLGLAGIAKMQGDTTRALSWYQKALDVNPGFEDVKAELISIYESRKDLASAVKLFERLSFADSGDVRNKLQLGQYYLMAKDTTAALQLYESAVSRHPENESAYLALSLLHLARRDTAAAESLCRSALTQNSGFHRLRLVLRDLYAQQQRWDEAISLFSPLQENDSTAVSAGIEIAKLMILKGDTLQALKLAESIASDYPDDWRAPAALGRFYQGMNKPDKALEWFNRTAKLQQKVPEIYILRALNYADLDSLERAEAVLDTAAAKFPKDPAVPYYLGYVANRRGNPSRAVRYYLKSLELDPRNDQTALSLAAAYDELGQYDRAEELYKKLLHNNPDSPIVLNNYAYHLSVQARDLEKALAMAERAVAAVPKSAPYLDTLGWIYYQMGDYEKARSYIEASLEIAPDNAEVTEHLGDVMFKLGDNRAAQDLWRRALELDSRRTHILIKLLELETESD; encoded by the coding sequence ATGAAAAAATACTTTCCTTTTCTACTCTTTCCCCTTGTCCTGAGTTGCGCCGTCAAGATGCGTTCTGCCGTCAAGCCCGAAGGGCCTCTTTATCGGCCGGGCGCTTTGAATCATGTTGTCAATGGGACGGTGATGGATCTGTTGGACATGCCTAAGGAGGCGCTGTTCTACTACCATCAGGCGGCCGAGATCGATTCGTCATCGCCGAGTATCTATTTGGCCATTGCCGACAACTATTACAACTTGAAGAATCCCGAAGCAGCCGCATCGTCGGCGCGCAAGGCGCTCAAACTCGACCCGAACAATCTCGAGGCGCTGTATCTACTCGGGCTTTGTTACGAGTCGCTGCAAAAATACGACGAAGCGCTCAAAGTCTATCAACAGATCGTCAAATTGCGTCCCGATGACCAGGAAGCTCTCTATTACCTTGCATCCCTGGAGGTGATGACCGGCAAGCCGAAAAAGGCGTTCGCCACCTATCAGCGTCTGCGGCGAACAGGTTTTGAAGATCCGCAGTACCTGATGGAGCTGGCTGGGCGCTTTGTGGAGAACCGTAATTTTCGCGAGGCCGAACAGGTTTTTATCGATGCGCAGCGCCTCTATCCTCAGCTCGAAAGCATCTATTTAGGACTGGCCGGCATTGCCAAGATGCAGGGAGACACAACTCGGGCGCTGTCGTGGTACCAGAAAGCGCTCGATGTCAATCCAGGCTTCGAAGACGTCAAAGCGGAATTGATCTCGATCTATGAGAGCCGCAAGGATTTGGCTTCTGCGGTCAAGCTGTTTGAACGATTGAGCTTTGCCGACAGCGGCGATGTGCGCAACAAGCTTCAGTTGGGTCAATACTACCTGATGGCAAAGGATACGACCGCCGCCCTACAGCTCTATGAAAGCGCAGTCAGCCGTCATCCCGAAAACGAAAGTGCCTATTTGGCCCTTTCTCTGCTTCATTTGGCGCGCCGGGACACGGCAGCTGCCGAAAGCCTTTGCCGTTCTGCTTTAACACAAAACTCCGGCTTTCATCGACTGCGCCTGGTTTTGCGAGACCTTTACGCCCAGCAGCAGCGATGGGACGAAGCCATATCGCTCTTTTCTCCATTGCAGGAAAATGATTCGACAGCCGTGAGTGCCGGTATTGAAATAGCCAAATTGATGATTCTTAAAGGGGATACGTTGCAGGCTCTGAAATTGGCGGAATCAATCGCTTCCGATTATCCCGACGATTGGCGGGCACCCGCCGCGTTAGGGCGCTTCTATCAAGGGATGAACAAGCCGGACAAAGCATTGGAATGGTTCAACCGCACGGCAAAACTGCAGCAGAAAGTTCCGGAAATCTATATCTTGCGCGCTCTCAATTATGCCGACCTCGACAGTCTCGAACGAGCCGAGGCCGTTCTCGACACTGCCGCAGCAAAATTTCCCAAAGATCCAGCCGTTCCCTACTATCTCGGTTATGTAGCCAATCGTCGCGGAAATCCGTCCCGCGCGGTCCGCTATTACCTCAAATCTTTAGAGCTTGATCCGCGCAACGACCAGACCGCGCTCTCGCTGGCCGCCGCTTACGATGAACTCGGACAATATGACCGGGCTGAAGAGCTCTATAAAAAACTGCTGCACAACAATCCGGACAGCCCCATTGTGCTGAACAATTACGCCTATCATCTTTCGGTGCAGGCGCGCGATTTGGAAAAGGCTCTGGCCATGGCCGAACGCGCCGTCGCCGCCGTACCGAAAAGCGCTCCGTACTTGGATACGCTCGGCTGGATTTATTACCAAATGGGCGATTATGAAAAGGCGCGCAGTTATATCGAGGCGTCTTTGGAGATTGCGCCGGACAATGCCGAAGTGACGGAGCATTTGGGTGATGTCATGTTCAAACTTGGCGACAATCGGGCTGCCCAGGATTTATGGCGTCGTGCCCTCGAGCTGGACAGCCGGCGTACGCATATTTTGATTAAATTGCTCGAGCTCGAAACGGAATCCGACTGA
- a CDS encoding glycosyltransferase, which translates to MSPEPFLSVIVPVFNRKEELVDLLASLEAQTLDRHCFEVIIVDDGSTDGTADMLARFHAESDLDLKVLIRERQGPGAARNAGMAAARGQVFVFIDSDCIAPPEWLGIIYDAFRTDEQLDAFGGRDDARADFAPLLLAINYSMTSFLTTGGMRGRKKSLAKFYPRSFNMGVHRRVVEKIGGFGSLRHGQDIEFSRRILKSGAKVALLEEAVVYHKRRTSLRKFFRQVFNWGAARINLAMVDRSMLEPLHAVPALALWGFVLLTVSALFLPLAAKLWCVALGTAVLLLLFSGIDAARRYKNPIVGLLVPIVIPIQIFGYGLGFSIAWFRRVILKQGEYTGFVKRYYH; encoded by the coding sequence GTGAGTCCCGAGCCGTTCTTGTCGGTCATTGTACCGGTTTTCAATCGCAAAGAGGAACTCGTCGATCTGTTGGCTTCGCTGGAGGCGCAGACGCTCGACAGACACTGCTTCGAGGTCATCATCGTCGACGACGGATCGACCGACGGCACTGCAGATATGCTCGCCAGGTTCCACGCCGAAAGCGATCTCGATCTCAAAGTGTTGATCCGTGAGCGCCAAGGCCCCGGCGCGGCCCGCAACGCCGGTATGGCGGCTGCCCGCGGCCAAGTGTTTGTCTTTATCGATTCGGACTGTATTGCTCCGCCCGAATGGCTGGGGATCATTTACGACGCTTTTCGCACCGACGAGCAGCTCGATGCCTTTGGCGGCCGCGACGACGCGCGGGCCGACTTTGCACCGCTTCTTCTGGCCATCAATTATTCGATGACCTCCTTTTTGACCACCGGCGGCATGCGCGGACGAAAAAAAAGTCTGGCAAAATTTTACCCCCGCAGCTTCAACATGGGCGTCCACAGGAGGGTAGTGGAAAAGATCGGCGGTTTCGGCTCGCTGCGTCACGGTCAGGATATCGAGTTCAGTCGGCGCATTCTCAAGAGCGGCGCCAAAGTCGCCCTTTTGGAGGAAGCAGTGGTTTATCACAAGCGCCGCACCTCGCTGCGCAAGTTTTTCCGGCAAGTCTTTAATTGGGGAGCCGCGCGTATCAATCTGGCTATGGTCGACCGCAGTATGCTGGAGCCTTTACATGCCGTCCCAGCCTTGGCGTTGTGGGGATTTGTCTTATTGACCGTATCGGCGCTCTTCCTACCCCTCGCGGCAAAGCTTTGGTGCGTCGCTCTCGGTACGGCAGTTCTTCTCCTTCTGTTTTCCGGCATCGACGCAGCGCGGCGCTATAAAAATCCGATCGTCGGGCTGCTGGTGCCTATCGTCATCCCCATTCAAATTTTCGGCTACGGCCTCGGATTCAGCATCGCCTGGTTCAGACGGGTCATTTTAAAACAAGGTGAATACACAGGGTTCGTCAAACGATACTATCATTGA
- a CDS encoding glycoside hydrolase family 16 protein produces the protein MRKTTFLLLMLTSLSFAGETKLIWSEEFDYTGLPDSTKWTYETGFIRNRELQFYTARRAENARVENGMLIIETRHDNYQNSPITSASLTTEGKGAWKYVRVEVRAKIPTGLGMWPAIWMLGVNYRSVGWPACGEIDIMENVGYDPEVIHANVHTKAYNHMRGNNKGDRITIKAPWEDFHTYALEWRRDRLDFFVDNVKYFTYENEGTGADAWPFDQPHYLIINSAFGGSWGGSKGVDPRVLPQKFYIDYVRVYQLE, from the coding sequence ATGCGGAAAACGACTTTTCTGTTGCTCATGCTGACGAGCCTCAGCTTTGCAGGCGAGACTAAACTGATTTGGTCGGAAGAGTTTGATTACACCGGTCTGCCGGACTCGACCAAGTGGACGTACGAAACGGGTTTTATCCGCAATCGGGAGCTGCAGTTTTACACGGCCAGGCGGGCGGAAAACGCGCGCGTCGAAAACGGGATGTTGATCATCGAAACGCGTCATGACAATTATCAGAACAGCCCCATTACATCCGCAAGCTTGACAACGGAAGGCAAAGGGGCATGGAAATACGTGCGGGTCGAGGTGCGCGCCAAGATTCCGACCGGCCTCGGCATGTGGCCCGCCATTTGGATGTTGGGAGTCAATTACCGCAGCGTGGGCTGGCCGGCCTGCGGCGAGATCGACATCATGGAGAACGTCGGTTATGATCCCGAAGTCATCCACGCCAATGTGCACACCAAAGCCTACAACCATATGCGCGGCAACAATAAGGGCGACCGCATCACCATTAAAGCGCCCTGGGAAGACTTTCATACCTACGCTTTGGAGTGGCGCCGCGATCGGCTGGATTTCTTTGTCGACAACGTCAAGTATTTTACCTATGAAAACGAGGGCACAGGTGCCGACGCTTGGCCGTTCGATCAGCCGCATTATCTCATCATAAATTCGGCTTTCGGCGGCAGCTGGGGAGGAAGCAAAGGCGTGGACCCGCGCGTCCTGCCGCAGAAATTTTACATCGATTACGTTCGCGTATACCAGTTGGAATAG